Within Betaproteobacteria bacterium, the genomic segment ACAAGCGTGGCATTCGGCGGGATGACACCGCCTGCGCCGCGCGCGCCGTAACCCATCTCCGGCGGGATCACGAGCGTACGCTTTCCGCCCACCCTCATGCCGGCCACGCCCTCGTCCCAGCCCCGGATCACCTGCCCGGCCCCGAGACGGAATTCGAAGGGAGAGCCGCGATCGACGGAACTGTCGAACTTCCTGCCATGGCCGTCGGACTGCGCCGGGTCATGCAACCACCCCGTGTAGTGCACCGTCACCGTCCCGGGTCCCGACTCGGCGCCGGTTCCGATCACCACGTCAATCCTTTGCAGTTCCTTCATGGTTTCTCCTTGAGGGTTTCAATCGAAAGAGCGATCCGCTTCTCATCAGGGGCGAAGCGCGCCAGAGCACGTCGCGGACCTCCATGGGAGGTGTGCTGCCCAAGGCGATGCCCCGCCCCGATGAAATGAAAAAGAGGGATTCTAGCGGAGAGGGCGAAACCCTACCCCCGCACCGTGGACGCTAGCCCATCTTCCGCGCGAGGTAGCGCATGAGCGACCCCACCAGCGGCAGCTTCGCGTAGAGCTCGCCTGCCGCGTCCCAATAGTCCCGGTGGTACGCGACCCGCCCTTCAGCATCGAAGCGGACCACGGAGAGCCCGTGGATGCGCTGCACGACCTCGGGCTTCCACGCTTTCACGCGGAAGTCGAAGTCCCAGATGAGCACGGCACGGTCGCCTTCGAGGATCGTCTCCGTGATCGTGAAGCGCGGCTCGTGGAGGGTCTCGACCATGTGTCCGAAGATGCGCTTGATCTCGTCGATTCCGCGCACCTCGTTGAACGGGTCGCGGAAGTACGCCAAGGGCGCATACACCGTCTCGAGCCTCGCCACGCGCTCCCGCGTGAAGCTTTCCCAGTAGGCCTTCAGCGCGGCCAGCGCCTCGCGGCTCACAACCCGGTCGCCTTGCGCACGGCGGGAAAATAGCGGCTGTAGGGCAGCAGCTGCAGCACCTTGAGGAAGCGCGTGAAGCGCTTCGGGAAGTGGATCTCGAACTCGCCCGCCTCCAGCCCCTTCACGATCTCGTCCGCGGCCTCGGGCGCCTCGATGAGCGCGGGCATCCTGAAATCGTTCGGGTCGGTCATGGGCGTCTTCACGAAGCCCGGGTTCACCACGCACACGCCGATGCCCTTCGGGTTGAGGTCCAGGTACAGCGTCTCGGCCAGGTTGATCACCGCCGCCTTCGTGGGCCCATAGACGAGACTCTTCGGAAGCCCGCGATAGCCCGCGACGGAGGACACGAGCGCGATCGTGCCGCTGCCCTGTTCGAGCAGTCGTGGGACCACGGCCGCAAGGGCATTGAAGTAACCCATGAGGTTCACTTCGATCATCGTGCGGGCCACCTTCAGGTCCAGCTCCCACGCGCGCATCGGCTTGTACTCGCCCGCCATGAGCACGACGAGATCGATGCCGCCCCAGGCTTTCGCGAGTTTTGCGGCCGCCTTGTCGAGCGCAGGGGCATCGGTGATGTCGAGGGGAAGCGCCAGCGCCCGGTCCTTGCCGTGGCGAAAGGCCATTTCCTCGAGCGGACCGGCGCGGCGCGCGGAGAGCGCCACGCGCGCGCCCTTCGCGGCGAGCTTGTCCGCCAGCGCGGCACCGATGCCGGTGGAGGCGCCGATGATCCAGCAGCGCCTGTCTTGCCAGTCGCGAATCGGGGGGTTCAGGGCCATCGTGACTCCGGGGTGCCTAGCGTTTCCTGAAGAAGATCGTCACTTCGCCGAACGGGACGCCGAACTTCGAGAAGGCGGTCTTGTTGATGAGTGTTCTTTCATCCACGAGCCACATCCAGTCGTCCATGTCGAGGTGGATGGTACCGCCGTCCTCGCGCTTCGCGTCGAGCACGTAGTTCCATCGCAGCGCATTGCCGGATGCCTCGCCCTTCGCCTCGCCCACCACGTCCGCCGCCGTCCCCGTGTAGAGGTTCCCGGTCTTGCGGATCGTCCAGACACGCGTCTCCTTCGTCCCGTCGGCGTACGTGAAGCGCTCGTCGAGCATGCCGACGTCGCCGTTCCACGTGCAGGTCATCTCGACCGTCATGCGCTTGATCACCTTTCCGGAACGGTCCTGGACCATGCCCCAGGCATCGACCCTGCCGTTGAAGTACTCCTTCAGGTCCAGCGCGGGCTTCGCGGCCGCGTAGTCCTGCGGCGTCACGGAGGCGCACGAGGCAAGGAGGAACGCCGCAAGGGCGAGGAGGTATCGAATCATTGGCTCTTCTCCTGGATGAAGGGTGATGCCACGAGCGCCGCCGCCGCCATCGCCTTGAGCGCGCACGGAAGCAAGGCATAGACCGCGGCCAGCACGAACAGCGCGTCGGTCGAATTGTCCGTCTTCGGCCCGTAGCCGAAGCCCTGCAGGAGCGGCAGCGCGATGCCGGCCGCCAGCGCAAGGTTCATCTTCGTGGCGAGGTTCCAAAGCCCGAAATACGCCCCCTCGTTCCGGCCCTTTCCGCGCGCCTCGTCATCGTCGATCACGTCGGCCAGGATCGAGGGCGGCAATGCGAGGTCCGCGCCCAGCCCCACGCCCGACATCACGCAGATGGCGAAGTAGGCCGCCACGTCCCCGGGCCCGAGGAGGAACGCCCACACGAAGGCAGCGATCGACAGCACCATCCCCGCGAGCCACGCCCGGCCCTTGCCGATCACACGCGAGAGCCACACCCACAGCGGCAGGCCCGCCGCCCCGGCCGCGAAATAGGCGATGAGGAAAGCGGCCGCGAGGTCGGGGCGGCGCACCACGTCCTCGATGAAGAAGAGCACGAGGGTCGCCGGAATGGACGCCGCGATCCCGTTGAGCACGAAGACGGTGCCCAGCCGGCGGAACAATGCGTTGCGAAGCGGCAGCGCGAAGGCGCGAACGGCCTTTGTTGCCGAGGGCGGCACGCGAGCGTGCGCCGGCGGCGAGCCGCGCATCGTGACGATCGCGAGCCCGATCGCCAGCGGCGCGAAGAGCAGCGCGAACTGCGAGAACCCGGCCCGCTCGCCCGCCGAGCGCTTGAGCA encodes:
- a CDS encoding FKBP-type peptidyl-prolyl cis-trans isomerase, whose product is MKELQRIDVVIGTGAESGPGTVTVHYTGWLHDPAQSDGHGRKFDSSVDRGSPFEFRLGAGQVIRGWDEGVAGMRVGGKRTLVIPPEMGYGARGAGGVIPPNATLVFDVELLGVR
- a CDS encoding nuclear transport factor 2 family protein gives rise to the protein MSREALAALKAYWESFTRERVARLETVYAPLAYFRDPFNEVRGIDEIKRIFGHMVETLHEPRFTITETILEGDRAVLIWDFDFRVKAWKPEVVQRIHGLSVVRFDAEGRVAYHRDYWDAAGELYAKLPLVGSLMRYLARKMG
- a CDS encoding SDR family NAD(P)-dependent oxidoreductase, producing the protein MALNPPIRDWQDRRCWIIGASTGIGAALADKLAAKGARVALSARRAGPLEEMAFRHGKDRALALPLDITDAPALDKAAAKLAKAWGGIDLVVLMAGEYKPMRAWELDLKVARTMIEVNLMGYFNALAAVVPRLLEQGSGTIALVSSVAGYRGLPKSLVYGPTKAAVINLAETLYLDLNPKGIGVCVVNPGFVKTPMTDPNDFRMPALIEAPEAADEIVKGLEAGEFEIHFPKRFTRFLKVLQLLPYSRYFPAVRKATGL
- a CDS encoding DUF3833 domain-containing protein, which gives rise to MIRYLLALAAFLLASCASVTPQDYAAAKPALDLKEYFNGRVDAWGMVQDRSGKVIKRMTVEMTCTWNGDVGMLDERFTYADGTKETRVWTIRKTGNLYTGTAADVVGEAKGEASGNALRWNYVLDAKREDGGTIHLDMDDWMWLVDERTLINKTAFSKFGVPFGEVTIFFRKR
- a CDS encoding MFS transporter → MAALPIYVHVPKFYADTLGLSLAGVGAILLLARILDAVQDPLLGWWSDRRRAKSGSRWIFVGAGTPFLALGMLGLFNPPALGTTGLGWWLVANLLVVYTAFSMVTVSYQAHGAEISDDIAQRTRITAWREGFALVGVFLAAALPEVLKRSAGERAGFSQFALLFAPLAIGLAIVTMRGSPPAHARVPPSATKAVRAFALPLRNALFRRLGTVFVLNGIAASIPATLVLFFIEDVVRRPDLAAAFLIAYFAAGAAGLPLWVWLSRVIGKGRAWLAGMVLSIAAFVWAFLLGPGDVAAYFAICVMSGVGLGADLALPPSILADVIDDDEARGKGRNEGAYFGLWNLATKMNLALAAGIALPLLQGFGYGPKTDNSTDALFVLAAVYALLPCALKAMAAAALVASPFIQEKSQ